Below is a genomic region from Bombus pascuorum chromosome 7, iyBomPasc1.1, whole genome shotgun sequence.
CTACACCTACAACGCTGTATCCTATCAAGCGTGCTAATGGTGTAAGTTGCTCTGTCTTAATGGCTTCTTCGCTAGCTAAGATAATTGCTCCTGCACCATCGCAAACACCCTATGTGGAAAAGTTATATGTATGTCcagaaagtataaaatataattctaatgtATCTATAATTAACTTTAATAAGACACAAATTGACATACAGATGCAGATCCTGCTGTAACTAAACCATCTTTCTTAAAAACAGGAGGTAGTTTGGCTAAACTTTGAGAAGTTGTTTGAGGTCGTGGATGTTCATCAGTACTAATGACAACATCTTGTTTTTTCACAGTGATTGTAACAGGTGCAAGTTCCTCCTTAAAACGACCAGCATCATTGgctgaaataattgaaattcaatttcagtatctctatttatttatattaatattttaaataattaacattgaGTTCAATATAAAAGGCATTTACCAGCTTTCCATAATTGTTGACTTCTTAAAGCAAATTCATCTACCTCTTGTCTGTTTAAGTTATATTGAGCTCCAAGCTTTTCTGCAGTTACACCCATAGGTAAATTGCAATAAGTATCAAGTAATCCAAGCCATAAAGCATCCTCAAACTCATATTTTTGCCCTAGAGTTGTACCAAACCGAACATTTCTTACAACAAAGGGAATTTGACTCATATTTTCTGTTCCTCCTGTTAAAACTATCTTAGATTGCCCTGTTAAAATAtcctaaaaataataattaattatcttttatgtttgcataattttattacaagtaaattttattctagctttttaatatatacatatattatgtgATACATGAATCTATACCTGTGCACCATTAACAATTGACTGAAATCCAGAACCACATAATCTATTTACAGAGAATGCTGGTTTTTCTAAAGGTATACCAGACTTCAGTGCAACATGACGTGCTAAAAAACCTCCATCAGCAGATGATaacttgtaaataataattataaatcttataaGAGCATGGAACATTTAACAAAAACAATCAACTGATACATGTAAATATTGATTAACTACATACAGCTAATACATGTCCAAAAACAACACTATCTATTTTATCAGGATTTAGCTTTGCAGATTGCAAAGCAGATTTGGCAGCAACAACTGATAGATCAGTTGCgcttttattggaaaatacaCCACCCATTGTACCAAATGGGGTACGTTTTGCAGCTACAATAAAGATACctataggaaaaaaaaatgttgaattatttgaatatatatatatatatatatatatatatatatatatatatatatattgcatatatatattgcatatatatatatatatatatacacaattgTTTGATAgttttaattacttaaaatataaatataaatacatacaaacgcattttagaataataaaagtagCAGTTATTTAGTTATCTCTAACATTAAGTCCAAAGGTCGAAAAAGATATTCGTAAAACACCTAACATTTATTcttctaaaattatatatatgacatatcatttttttcaatattattaaatatattttgtatatatatttaatattaattatttatttacaattttactttatattaagACATTTTGTCTTATTTTCCTGCTgtataatagttataacgtttatatatCTCAAAGATcttgtaattataaaacttcaaatataatatatttttgtgctGAGTCagaagtattataaaaataaatggaaaagctGGAAGAATTATAGATaaagaatttaagaaaataagtaaatatttattcaattttttaattaaaatctctagatatatttatttttatatactaaatgttTTGAATATTACATACCTTTCGTTACAATAGACATTGTGTAACAATATATTCTGtactacaataaaataagtacaACAGAAATTCAAACCCTAACGTATTGCACAGTGTCCAATATGTTAAATTACTTATATATGTACCGCTATTTACTACCACACGTTTGTAGCATAAACATATTCATTATATAGTGGTTTATATATTAACGCATGAAGATATGGCTGACTGCAGTAACGTCGCAAGAAATTTCGTTACCCGTTACTACagatggaattttattttttaagaggTTACTTAATTAAAGGAATGAACGCTTGGAACATACATGCacttttattgtaataaatatttttataaatatcagtaAAGTTCTTTAAATATCACATGTTAAATTTGAACTTACAGTTAGATACGTAATTATTAAGCAAGTAATTTTGATTTATCATGTATCTTTTTTACGAGCGAAACGCATCACAATTGACgaaaatttacttattttcataaaCTCCTAGataatttgtacaattatttattatacaattacacCCATAAAAAAGGATGAAATTGGGAACTACTTAtcctataaattaaaattgaactaaaattaaatgatttttgTTTACAagagatataatactttattataagaaatataaagaatcattttattttattcttcatagAATGGTTCACTAATGTGTGCTTAAAATGCGTGTTTTACCCCCTGTTgaaatcaataattaatttttatcattttctttttatattgcatataaatttttacatacttatttaaaatgtttatacatttgCTGTGCGGCATATCCTGAGGAAAAATTGGCACTTAAAGTGCGTTTTGTCGGCGGTGTCACGGCATGATCCATTGCCGTCCAATTGCATCGCATTCCATTCacctttataaaataataactgaAAGTTAGTTAATTCAGAATCAGTTAAattgttacataatataattttaatgccTTTACCTTCGTGTTTGTTGCCATACTAGTAATTGTCTTGCTTACAACTTCATCTGTCTCATCtgctttgaatattattttttcaccaataatactataatcataataaataattaaatttcctgatgcaagaaacttccagcgacctcttttatttttagtaaacaCAGTAGCACTTCTCTCAAAAGTAATGGAGTTCGGATCAACGTCCTCCTCCTCCCCTTCCTCCGCCCCTTCCTCCGccccttcttcctcctcttcttcctcctcatCATCATATTCATCATCATCCTCATCATCATACTCATCATCATACTCATCATCATACTCATCATCATACTTATAATCATACTCATCATCATAATCATCATCATACTTATCATCATGCTTATCATCATACTCATCATCTTCATCTTCatcttcatcatcatcatcatcatcatcattatcttcctcttcttcttcctctacTTCATTTACTTCAACGTCTACTTCGCCTTCATCGCCCTCTTCATCTACTTCTTCATTTTTACCGTCTTCTAGTTCTTCTATTACTGGTCTATcttctacatttttttctcctgtatttatataaaaaacataaatttgcatCGAAATAACTActctaattaaataatatgaacGCTATGTACAAGCAAAAAACTAGTGTAAAAGCTACTATCCTATAAAGTTaccttataaaaatatatgtagatatgtataaatattgaacACATTTGAAATTgaggaaacttttattttaattggtgaaaataatttaaattgcgttttgtatcgtaaattacattttattcaacGTTATGCAactaaaatatgtatttgtacaAGTCagcttttaatataaatatcgatagttatttaaatattactagaaaattaacaaaaaatcaatagatattgataaaatttatgataacagtatatttgtttaatagtaaaaCTTTATCCATTatgaagtataatataaaatagttctATTGTCATGTCttgtattttgtttctttcattacaaataataaaagttgaatggaattaaatatgttttaataaaataattttatacatgtcTATATGATgaatcaatattattatttgtgtaTCACAATTAAACTTacaatcaaatatattaatcaaaaaacattttttggaCAGTTCTTTTAAAAGGTAACAAAACATGTCTTCCTACCGATCTCTGTATGATTGCCTCTTTATAgcatatttgatattaaattataatatttttaaacagtattacattttatgaatataaataaaggtacattaatatttttt
It encodes:
- the LOC132908572 gene encoding 3-ketoacyl-CoA thiolase, mitochondrial isoform X1; this translates as MSIVTKGIFIVAAKRTPFGTMGGVFSNKSATDLSVVAAKSALQSAKLNPDKIDSVVFGHVLALSSADGGFLARHVALKSGIPLEKPAFSVNRLCGSGFQSIVNGAQDILTGQSKIVLTGGTENMSQIPFVVRNVRFGTTLGQKYEFEDALWLGLLDTYCNLPMGVTAEKLGAQYNLNRQEVDEFALRSQQLWKAANDAGRFKEELAPVTITVKKQDVVISTDEHPRPQTTSQSLAKLPPVFKKDGLVTAGSASGVCDGAGAIILASEEAIKTEQLTPLARLIGYSVVGVEPSIMGIGPAPAIKQLLKVTDKNLNDIELVEINEAFGAQTLACARELDLDINKLNVDGGAIALGHPLGASGTRITAHLVHELRRRKSGKLGIGSACIGGGQGIAVMVEAL
- the LOC132908572 gene encoding 3-ketoacyl-CoA thiolase, mitochondrial isoform X2; the protein is MGGVFSNKSATDLSVVAAKSALQSAKLNPDKIDSVVFGHVLALSSADGGFLARHVALKSGIPLEKPAFSVNRLCGSGFQSIVNGAQDILTGQSKIVLTGGTENMSQIPFVVRNVRFGTTLGQKYEFEDALWLGLLDTYCNLPMGVTAEKLGAQYNLNRQEVDEFALRSQQLWKAANDAGRFKEELAPVTITVKKQDVVISTDEHPRPQTTSQSLAKLPPVFKKDGLVTAGSASGVCDGAGAIILASEEAIKTEQLTPLARLIGYSVVGVEPSIMGIGPAPAIKQLLKVTDKNLNDIELVEINEAFGAQTLACARELDLDINKLNVDGGAIALGHPLGASGTRITAHLVHELRRRKSGKLGIGSACIGGGQGIAVMVEAL